CATTATTCTGTGAACTAGAAATGTTGAtttcactgtgccacagtgcttaTTTTACTGAGTGTTATGAAGATGCGGGTGTAttgcacctttaagagagttgaaggacttagagaggcacacaatgtaacatttggtctaGCAGATAGCAGTACctgggccaatcagtttaaattaagatACTAAccaccaatcaagtttgaatttgatattttgacaatattaagaccaatgacacaatctgattcttgggggggtgggggtggggagagggggggtaTAAGGCcagagaaaattgaacagttgggagaagAACTGCCAAGTCACTAGCATGTACAGagtgcctgaaaaatagctctcttataggtacctttatctatcaatgacctgtgTAATATAAACCCTAGGAAGAAGGAAAGATGGAGGAAAATACAAATAGAAGAACCAAtaactggctggttttgaaatttgatttttttgggTAAATTTTAATAGGGGTtttttttatcagaccagtattataGAGGGGAAAGTAAATGAtgggttagaggaaggagttgtaaataagtGTTAATTAtctattctctgttagacttaaaaaaaataaaattgctaCTTTTTACTTGACATAATGACTGTTGGAACTAATTTTTGGCCTCTCGGACATTCACAGATTCCCACATGAGGTCTATCATTCCCGTGTTTCTGTGTTTAAATTAGTGGGGGTTACTCCGTGCCGTAACACCAAGTCATACACTTTCTCAATAGCTGTAACAGATTTTACAAATGTACCAGCACTTTGGAAAAGGTGGTTGAAAGAATCTGGCAGCATTTTGCAAAGCCTTGctagaaatgttgattttaatgTGCCAGGGCCCTTATCTCACCGATTTGTATCCTGTGGTAGAACTACACATGAAGCAAATGGCAACACTTTGGAGATGTTTGTAAGAAACTGTGGTTTTGACCTTCAGCATTTGTTATCTGCCTGATGATGCGGTGTTAGATCATCGACAAAAGAACTGCTATGGCAACAACTTGGAAACATTTgtcagaaatgttgattttaatttGCAAACTCGCGTATTTCACCGAGGTAGGCAGCATGTTGGTAACATCTACAACCAGTTTTAAGAACATTTTTGAGAAATGTTCGAAATCACACacatcaggtgatagtccaacaggattttttggaagcactagctttcggagcgttgctccttcatcaggaagaggcagagctttgaaagctagtgtgcttccaaataaacctgtcggactctaacctggcgttgtgtgatttttaactttgtccaccccagtccaacactggctcctccacatcatggaaagCAGTGTTGATTCTGTTATGCAGATTTGCTGATCATTCCAGTTGATGCACCGTTGTATCATCTTCAGCAGACTTTAAGAAAATGGAGACCAATGCTTTGGAGAAGTttgctaaacaaaaaaaaagtgtggttTTGTTGTTCTGATCTTTCCAGTGAATGCTCCACACTCAAAAAACAAACTACCACGGTGATCTTAAATTGGGATCcagtggggactgcagattctggaggtcagagtcgagagtggggtgctggaaaagcacagcaggtcaggcagcagccgaggagcaggagaattgggcataagcccttcatcagggtgctGCCTGAGTGgtggcgcttttccagcaccgcaccttTGGCCCCTGACCTTTAAATGGCTGCACTCTTGCTGTCATTCTCCTTCCCCAGCCCAGCCCTGAATGTACCTGCATTCCTTCATTGTGCCAGCCAGCACACTCTCCTATTCCCTTTTCGCTCTCTGAATCTTCCCTTTACACCGACTCTTGCGTGTTCTACGCTCCTTTCGAGTTGCTGCTGGTTTTGAAGTTGGTCACATTGACCTCCCAGTTTCCCTATGACGCTGACTGGATTTATACTCTCAGCAGGCACTGGGATGAGATttgaagccccccccccccatctcagaGGGTTCGCCTGCACCACAGTGCTAGGGGTTCCCCACCTGCCTGGGGAGACAGAGGAATTCCCTGTCgtttttatttttccaaactTTATCCCCTACCAATTATCcgggttaaataccatctgccccACTGATCTGTCTGTGCTCTCCTGTCACTGAACCCTATTTCCTGTCTCACTGTCAACCGCACagcccagctttgtgtcatctgcaaactctgctcttcaccatctccagGTCGGCATTGTGCTGATCTTCCTGACTGCGGGGTGGTACTTACAAGCAAAGAGGTTCAGATGCTttggcgacacggtggcacagtggttagcactgctgcctcacagcgccagggacccaggttcgatcccaaccTCGggagcgactgtgtggagtttacacattcgcccagtgtctgtgtggggtttcctccgggtgcttcggtttccgtccacagtccaaagatgtgcaggttagggtggattggccgtgctatcttgcccatagtgttcggtgcattagccagagggaaataggtctgggtgggttactcttcagaggatcagtgtggcctgttagactgtttccacactgtagggaatctaatctgagcAGCAGCCCCCCCAGCCACAATATATTATATAGTGCAGTACTGTCACCAAATTCAACTCCTTCTCCACAAGACATGCCAACAACCtgaggactgctgttctcaaacGTTTATTGCGTGCACTTTCCCATTTCCAATCCGTGTGTGTgatggaagtgtgtccagctctCCCTGACTGGCTGCCTTGCTCGTCAGTGGGatgactgacacttccagtcaaaGGGTGGGGCAGATCTCTGTGGCATTTAACCCCTTCTCCCGCCAAACTCAGTGCACAATGTAGATGGGCCAATCCAAATTGAAatcaagttaaaaaatcacacgataccgggttagagtccaacaggttgatttggaagtagttttcagagcgctgctccttcagcaggtgcttgtggaggttaagatcagagcagaagtttacagtgggATGTAATGGAAATTATACATGGGAAAAgaccaatatataatttcagttggcTCACACTGTCAAcatttgcgataaattctgtgtcttacaattgtattcttcacaaccacctgatgaaggagcattgctctaaaagctagtgcttccaattaaacctgttggactataacctggggtggtgagagttttaactttgtccagcccagtccaacaccagctcctccaaatcagaaTGGAACCGTTTGCTGTTTCTGCCGCAATATCAACATTGCAGTGAATGCGAGGTGACAGCGTTGAGGGTGCCATCCTAACTCAAATTTATGACCTGTGCCCAAACGTGTAGGAAGGACAGATTCCGTGATGATAGCTTTAAGGTGTTGCCAATAAtggaaggtttacaaggatgttgccagggttggaggatctgagctacagggagaggctgaacaggctggggctgttttccctggagcgtcagaggctgaggggtgaccgtatagaggtttacaaaattatgaggggcatggataggataaatagacaaagtcttttccctggggttggggagtccagaactagagggcataggtttagggtgagagaggaaagatataaaagagacctaaggggcaatgttttcacacagagggtggtacgtgtgtggaatgagctgccagaggaagtggtggaggctggtacaattgcaatatttaagaggcatctggatgagtgtatgaataggaagggtttggagggagatgggccgggtgctggcaggtgggactagtttgtgttgggatatctggtcagcatggacgggttgggctgaagggtctgttcccgtgctgtacgtctctaaaGCAGGCTCAAGGTGCAGATGGAGGCAAGAGCTGCTTTCAGATGGTGGTGCATCCGCCAGCAGGTGCAAGATGTAAGGAGCAGTGTGGGGCCATCTTCACCCTGCAACTCACCGTGTCCCCTCtgacagtcccccacacactgtccactcccacCATGGTGGAACACGAGGAGGACAGCTAATGGTAACACCCCACCATCTGCAATTCTCCCCTGGGCCCTGCACCACCCTGACCTTGAACAGCGTCATTAAGGGGCACAGGAAGGAACATTCCACCCAACCTGCAGCGGGGTTCCAAGGCAGCATCTTACTCCCAGCTTCTCAGCGGGCAACATCGGATAGGGCAGTAAATGCCAGCCCAGCCGGTGAGCGCCACCTCCCCGTCGGCTGTCAGATGATTTGGTAGACGCCAAGGTTTGGGAAATGGTGGAAGCCCCATCCAGAATCCCCCATTTGACCCAAGTTTCTTTTCAATGTCAGGAGAATATAATGGAAAGGCAGGCTGGAACAGACACTGGGAATGCTGGGGACAGTACAATCATGAGGTGGCTGACCTTAACTGGTGTGGATCATTTTAtcctggctgaaaatgtgttgctggaaaagcgcagcaggtcaggcagcatccaaggagcaggagaatcgacgtttcgagcataagcccttcatcaggaatgggctgatgaagggcttttgcccgaaacgtcgaatctcctgctccttggatgctgcctgacctgctgcgcttttccagcaacacattttcagctctgatctccagcatctgcagacctcactttctccttggacatTTTATCTGGAGAGCaattttctgtgctgcagacctCCAGGTCTTtcaacttagagtcagagagatgtacagcacggaaacagacccttcggcccaacccgtccatgccgaccagatatcccaacccaatctcgtcccacctgccagcacccggcccatatccctccaaacccttcctattcatatacccatctaaacgtctcttaaatgttgcaattgtaccagcctccaccacatcctctggcagctcattccacacacgtaccaccctctgggtgaaaacattgccctttaggtctcttctgtatctttcccctctcatcttacagctatgccctctagttctggactcccccaccccaggggaaagactttgtctatttatcctatccatcaccctcatgattttataaacctctataaggtcacccctcagcctccgacgctccagggaaaacagccccagcctgttcagcctctccctgtagctcaaaccctccaaccctggcaacatcctggcaaatcatttctgaaccctttcaagtttcacaacatccttccgataggaaggagaccagagctgcACGCTATATTCCCACAGCGGCCtgaccaatgacctgtacagcagGTCTGTGggaagagaagcagagttaacgttttgggttcgATGAGCCTCCTTCAAAACTTGCAAACTGGAAACATTTCACTCTCTCCCTGAccgcacagatgctgccagacctgctgcatttctctggGGCTGCCTGGGTATCCGTCACATTACTGCCGAGAAATACTTTTTGCTTTTACTAGGGCACGAGGTGGACAGGGAAAACTGCCAGCCCAGCCCACCAGGGACGGGTGTTTCCAGTATTTTGCATATCAAGCCCCCAGAGCGGGCAGGAGAATGGGAGGGcgccagatgctggagatcgttgcggtgctggaaaatcgcagcaggtcaggcagcatccgaggggcaggaaaatcgacgtttcgggaaagataaatgggaggggggttggggctggtggtggaggtgggagaGCGGTGAgcggtcggagaggagggtggagccaattggtgggaaggaagatggacatggaggtcctgggcctcctccaccgccgctccctcaccaccagacgcctggaggaagaacgcctcattttccgcctcggaacacttcaaccccagggcatcgaggtggacttcaacagttccctcatttccccttcccccacctcaccctagttccaaacttccagctcagcaccatccccatgacttgtcctaccggcCTATCCCTCTTCCcatctacccactccaccctcccctctgacctatcatctttacctcctccacctccattcaCCCGTTGCAcgctcagctcccttcccccacccctctcccaataatctctccaccaccccacccccccccccgagattcccagcctcattcctgatgaagggaccATGccgtaacgtcgattctcccgcccctcggatgctgccctgacctgctgtgcttttccagcaccaaaccctTGGTCCCAAAGCGTGTGGCGGGGTGGAGGGAATCTCTGGGTCTCTCCGCGGGGTGGGGGATTGGTTCTGAACGCTGATTGGTCTGGGCCGTGCCGGATTGGAAGGCGGGAACTGGGCGCGGGGCTTTGGCTGAGGTCGGGGGGGTCAACCAGCCGGTCTTCGatcccccttccccacccaccccGTCCCCAACAGGGCTGACGCTGACTCTCCCAGCCCTGcctcgcgcccccccccccccccccctcggcGCCCCGCAGTGCTGTCGCTGCCTCACTGGCGGCCGGAGCTTCCTGGCGTCGCCACCGTCACGCCGTGGCTGGTCCCCCAGTGCCCCCAGGCCCACCGCTCCCTCTGCCAGCACGCCCCAGCCTCGCCCTCGGGGGGCGGCCCCTTCCCGGGCCAGCCCTCCCGGCCCGGCGGCTCTGCCCGGGCGCCGCCAGGGTGCGCCCGCcggtgggccagcaggtgggagCGGCGGGTGAAGCCCCTGCCGCAGACCGGGCAGGGGAagggccgctcgccggtgtgggtgcgctggtgccgcagcagggcaGAGGACTGGGCGAAGGCCCGGCCGCACCGGCGGCAGGGGAAGGGCCGCTGGCCGGCGTGCCCCCGCTGGTGCCGCAGCTGGTTGGACAGCTGGGTGAAGCCGCGGCCGCAGACGGCGCAGCGGAagggccgctcgccggtgtggatgtgccggtgggtcagcaggtgggaggactGGCTGAAGCCGCGGCCGCAGACGccgcaggtgaagggccgctcgccggtgtgcaccggccggtgggtcagcaggtgggagctGCGGGTGAACTGCTTTCCGCACACGGCGCAGCCGAAG
This genomic window from Hemiscyllium ocellatum isolate sHemOce1 chromosome 27, sHemOce1.pat.X.cur, whole genome shotgun sequence contains:
- the LOC132828733 gene encoding zinc finger protein 239-like; translated protein: MELRPAREKPYPCSVCECAFSRLSNLNVHMRSHTGQLPYRCGDCGKAFNYPSELETHRRSHTGERLFGCAVCGKQFTRSSHLLTHRPVHTGERPFTCGVCGRGFSQSSHLLTHRHIHTGERPFRCAVCGRGFTQLSNQLRHQRGHAGQRPFPCRRCGRAFAQSSALLRHQRTHTGERPFPCPVCGRGFTRRSHLLAHRRAHPGGARAEPPGREGWPGKGPPPEGEAGACWQRERWAWGHWGTSHGVTVATPGSSGRQ